One stretch of Bombina bombina isolate aBomBom1 chromosome 7, aBomBom1.pri, whole genome shotgun sequence DNA includes these proteins:
- the LOC128636352 gene encoding basic proline-rich protein-like → MNTCPPTEPGSQDHPQNKTMYPHIESQEYKPTHRTKNMYPPPIEPGIIAHPKNQEHNQKLIPPNPQNQEHVPPTHRIRSIYPSSTEPGVCNSSLIEPGAHIPSPTEPGAHIPSPTEPGAHIPSPTEPGAHIPSPTEPGAHIPSPTEPGAHIPSPTKPGAHTSSPTEPGAHIPSPTEPGAHIPSPTEPGAHIPSPTEPGAHTPSPTEPGAHIPHPQNQEHIPPHPQNQEHISPHPQNQEHISSHPQNQEHISPHPQNQEHISPHPQNQEHIPPHPQNQEHISPHPQNQEHISPHPQNQEHISPHPQNQEHISPHPQNQSTYPLTHKTRSTYPLTHKTRSTYPLTHRTRSTYPLTHKTRSTYPSPTEPGAHIPSPTEPGAHIPSPTEPGAHIPSPTEPGAHIPSPTEPGAHIPSPTKPGAHTSSPTEPGAHIPSPTEPGAHIPSPTEPGAHIPSPTEPGAPTPSPTEPGAHIPHPQNQEHIPPHPQNQEHISPHPQNQEHISSHPQNQEHISPHPQNQEHISPHPQNQEHITPHPQNQEHISPHPQNQEHISPHPQNQEHISPHPQNQKPGAHIPSPTEPGAHIPSPTEPGAHIPSPTEPGAHIPSPTKPGAHTSSPTEPGAHIPSPTEPGAHIPSPTKPGAHNPSPTEPGAHIPSPTEPGAHIPSPTEPGAHIPSPTEPEHISPHPQNQEHISPHPQNQEHISPHPQNQEHISPHPQNQEHIPPHPQNQEHISPHPQNQDTYPLPHRTRSTYPLTHKTRSTYPPPTEPGAHIPSPTEPGAHIPSPTEPGAHIPSPIEPGAHIPSPTEPGAHTPSPTEPGAHTSSPTEPGAHIPSPIEPGAHMPSSTEPGAHIPHPQNQEHIPPHPQNQEHISPHPQDQEHISSHPQNQEHISPHPQNQKHISPHPQNQEHISPHP, encoded by the exons ATGAACACGTGCCCACCGACAGAGCCAGGATCACAAGACCACCCACAGAACAAAACAATGTACCCCCACATAGAGAGCCAGGAATACAAACCCACCCACAGAACCAAAAACATGTACCCCCCACCCATAGAACCAGGAATAATTGCACACCCAAAGAACCAGGAACAT AACCAGAAGTTAATACCCCCTAACCCACAGAATCAGGAGCATGTACCCCCAACACACAGAATCAGAAGCATATACCCCTCATCCACAGAACCAGGAGTATGCAACTCCTCACTCATAGAACCAGGAGCACATATCCCCTCACCCACAGAACCAGGAGCACATATCCCCTCACCCACAGAACCAGGAGCACATATCCCCTCACCCACAGAACCAGGAGCACATATCCCCTCACCTACAGAACCAGGAGCACATATCCCCTCACCTACAGAACCAGGAGCACATATCCCTTCACCCACAAAACCAGGAGCACATACCTCCTCACCCACAGAACCAGGAGCACATATCCCCTCACCCACAGAACCAGGAGCCCATATCCCCTCACCCACAGAACCAGGAGCACATATCCCCTCACCTACAGAACCAGGAGCACATACCCCCTCACCTACAGAACCAGGAGCACATATCCCTCACCCACAAAACCAGGAGCACATACCCCCTCACCCACAGAACCAGGAGCACATATCCCCTCACCCACAGAACCAGGAGCACATATCCTCTCACCCACAGAACCAGGAGCACATATCCCCTCACCCACAGAACCAGGAGCACATATCCCCTCACCCACAAAACCAGGAGCACATACCCCCTCACCCACAGAACCAGGAGCACATATCCCCTCACCCACAGAACCAGGAGCACATATCCCCTCACCCACAGAACCAGGAGCACATATCCCCTCACCCACAGAACCAGGAGCACATATCCCCTCACCCACAGAACCAGAGCACATATCCCCTCACCCACAAAACCAGGAGCACATATCCCCTCACCCACAAAACCAGGAGCACATACCCCCTCACCCACAGAACCAGGAGCACATATCCCCTCACCCACAAAACCAGGAGCACATACCCCTCACCCACAGAACCAGGAGCACATATCCCCTCACCCACAGAACCAGGAGCACATATCCCCTCACCCACAGAACCAGGAGCACATATCCCCTCACCTACAGAACCAGGAGCACATATCCCCTCACCTACAGAACCAGGAGCACATATCCCCTCACCCACAAAACCAGGAGCACATACCTCCTCACCCACAGAACCAGGAGCACATATCCCCTCACCCACAGAACCAGGAGCCCATATCCCCTCACCCACAGAACCAGGAGCACATATCCCCTCACCTACAGAACCAGGAGCACCTACCCCCTCACCTACAGAACCAGGAGCACATATCCCTCACCCACAAAACCAGGAGCACATACCCCCTCACCCACAGAACCAGGAGCACATATCCCCTCACCCACAGAACCAGGAGCACATATCCTCTCACCCACAGAACCAGGAGCACATATCCCCTCACCCACAGAACCAGGAGCACATATCCCCTCACCCACAAAACCAGGAGCACATAACCCCTCACCCACAGAACCAGGAGCACATATCCCCTCACCCACAGAACCAGGAGCACATATCCCCTCACCCACAGAACCAGGAGCACATATCCCCTCACCCACAGAACCAGA AACCAGGAGCACATATCCCCTCACCCACAGAACCAGGAGCACATATCCCCTCACCTACAGAACCAGGAGCACATATCCCCTCACCTACAGAACCAGGAGCACATATCCCCTCACCCACAAAACCAGGAGCACATACCTCCTCACCCACAGAACCAGGAGCACATATCCCCTCACCCACAGAACCAGGAGCACATATCCCCTCACCCACAAAACCAGGAGCACATAACCCCTCACCCACAGAACCAGGAGCACATATCCCCTCACCCACAGAACCAGGAGCACATATCCCCTCACCCACAGAACCAGGAGCACATATCCCCTCACCCACAGAACCAGAGCACATATCCCCTCACCCACAAAACCAGGAGCACATATCCCCTCACCCACAAAACCAGGAGCACATATCCCCTCACCCACAGAACCAGGAGCACATATCCCCTCACCCACAAAACCAGGAGCACATACCCCCTCATCCACAGAACCAGGAGCACATATCCCCTCACCCACAGAACCAGgacacatatcccctcccccacaGAACCAGGAGCACATACCCCCTCACCCACAAAACCAGGAGCACATACCCCCCACCCACAGAACCAGGAGCACATATCCCCTCACCCACAGAACCAGGAGCACATATCCCCTCACCCACAGAACCAGGGGCACATATCCCCTCACCCATAGAACCAGGAGCACATATCCCCTCACCCACAGAACCAGGAGCACATACCCCCTCACCCACAGAACCAGGAGCACATACCTCCTCACCCACAGAACCAGGAGCACATATCCCCTCACCCATAGAACCAGGAGCACATATGCCCTCATCTACAGAACCAGGAGCACATATCCCTCACCCACAAAACCAGGAGCACATACCCCCTCACCCACAGAACCAAGAGCACATATCCCCTCACCCACAGGACCAGGAGCACATATCCTCTCACCCACAGAACCAGGAGCACATATCCCCTCACCCACAGAACCAGAAGCACATATCCCCTCACCCACAGAACCAGGAGCACATATCCCCTCACCCATAG